The following proteins are co-located in the Xiphophorus maculatus strain JP 163 A chromosome 8, X_maculatus-5.0-male, whole genome shotgun sequence genome:
- the LOC102234229 gene encoding myocyte-specific enhancer factor 2C-like, whose translation MGRKKIQIARIMDERNRHVTFTKRKFGLMKKAYELSVLCDCEIALIIFNSTNKLFQYASTDMDKVLLKYTEYNEPHESRTNSDIVDTLRKKGLNGCESPDIEADDSAGQSPELDDKYCKLNEDIDLMINRQRICGLPPSGYDMGVTIPGSNPSGLLYSHQAIGGTVGNHNLLPISHSSLQRNTMSPQRPCSTGNAGLMASDLPNTVVSSVGNGNFSSHCSSPGLMSPASVSKNMQDKSPPHMGMSHKPDLRTLMPPSNKCSIMPTNQRINHSQTAQTMSTPAVSIAASGIGGYPSAISSYSTEFSLGSDLSSLSGFGGSGLGSVASWQQQQLQNLQHSALGHMGNFCQNSGLDVGVHNNLHIKCEPASPPRDRSLGVGGAVGGAGLRGGVNTAGYALGTGRGPHESGSSPGDSASSCGSSYEGSEEREDHHGNESFLLQPLPSQEERHSPSVKRMRLSEGWAT comes from the exons ATGGGGAGGAAAAAGATTCAGATTGCACGAATAATGGATGAAAGGAACAGACAT GTGACATTTACAAAGCGCAAGTTCGGCCTGATGAAGAAAGCCTACGAGCTGAGCGTCCTGTGTGACTGTGAGATCGCTCTCATCATCTTCAACAGCACCAACAAGCTGTTCCAGTACGCCAGCACCGACATGGACAAGGTTCTGCTCAAATACACCGAGTACAATGAGCCGCATGAGAGTAGGACCAACTCGGACATTGTGGAC ACTCTACGGAAGAAGGGTTTAAACGGCTGTGAAAGCCCCGACATCGAAGCTGACGACTCTGCTGGCCAGAGCCCAGAGTTAGACGACAAGTACTGCAAACTCAACGAAGACATCGATCTGATGATCAACCGGCAGAGAATCTGT GGTCTGCCTCCCTCTGGCTATGACATGGGGGTGACCATCCCAGGTAGCAATCCCAGCGGGCTGCTGTATTCTCACCAGGCCATAGGGGGCACTGTGGGTAATCACAACTTGCTGCCCATCTCACACTCATCCTTGCAGAGAAACACTATGTCCCCCCAACGACCCTGTAGCACTGGGAATGCAG GGCTGATGGCTTCTGACCTTCCCAACACCGTGGTCTCCAGCGTGG GAAATGGCAACTTCAGCTCCCACTGCAGTTCCCCTGGCCTCATGTCCCCGGCCAGCGTCTCTAAGAACATGCAGGACAAGAGTCCTCCTCACATGGGCATGAGCCACAAGCCTGACCTCCGCACACTGATGCCGCCCTCCAACAAGTGCTCCATCATGCCAACG aacCAGAGAATAAATCACTCACAGACAGCTCAGACTATGTCCACCCCTGCAGTGTCCATCGCTGCCTCTGGGATTGGTGGTTATCCCTCTGCCATCTCCTCCTACAGCACAG AGTTTTCCCTCGGTAGCGACCTATCCTCCCTGTCTGGATTCGGGGGCTCAGGTCTGGGATCAGTGGCGagctggcagcagcagcagctgcagaacctCCAGCACTCGGCACTTGGACACATGGG AAACTTTTGCCAGAACTCCGGCCTGGACGTCGGCGTTCACAACAACCTCCACATTAAGTGCGAGCCAGCCTCTCCTCCCAGAGACCGGAGCCTGGGCGTGGGCGGGGCTGTGGGCGGGGCCGGACTCAGAGGAGGCGTCAACACGGCCGGATACGCCCTTGGCACCGGCCGGGGGCCCCACGAATCCGGCAGTTCCCCTGGCGACAGCGCCTCCAGCTGTGGCAGCTCGTACGAAGGCAGCGAGGAGCGCGAGGATCACCACGGCAACGAGAGCTTCCTGCTGCAGCCACTGCCCAGTCAGGAGGAACGTCACAGCCCCTCAGTAAAACGGATGAGGCTATCAGAAGGCTGGGCCACATAG